A stretch of DNA from Juglans microcarpa x Juglans regia isolate MS1-56 chromosome 5D, Jm3101_v1.0, whole genome shotgun sequence:
gtatgagATTTCATTTACCAccctaattttattataaaactgGTCAGGTCCGATACTACAAAAACGTCAATATATAGTACTCATgatataaaattgaattattaatcataatagaataatgatctTGAGGAAAAATACTTGTGctgcaatattttttattacagaTCAGTACAACACGCGTAGTACGGgtaattattaatattgtaatgaaacaatatatatatatatatatatatatatatatatatatatatatatatatatatatatatatatatatattgggcaAGCTATCTAATAGTCATGGGAAAAATAGATTGTTGCACCCGCTGATCACGATCTTGGCCACTACTCCAGAAGTGGCTCAGACCACCTGATCAGAGCTAGGTGGTCGATTTGGCCACTTTAACTTCAAGCGTGGCCGGCTAATATCCATGGCTAGCTTCCGCGAAGGGGTAATTAGTAGTACTGGCCGggtatttttgttctttttattttcagtaatatttttgtaatttttcagttttcatatatttttttgtggtttgCTGACCAGCATGGATATAAAAATGCCACAAGTGTTAAATACTTTAGCATGAAACATCAATATtagatctttgattttctataatCCACGATATTAAATAACAACAGTTAAAAAATGTACCTCTTTGATTACAATTCGATAGAGAATATGACCTGATTCTGAAAGAATGATAATTTTAACTTTACTTTCAAGTGTCTCCTAATGACTAGAGGCACAATTATATTGTATGTGAGAACCTTTAACCCTCTCAATACTTAAATAGACTTCTATCTATTATAAAAATGCCACAAGTGTTAAAAAAAACCATCTCAGAGAGAGATTAGGCCACCAATTAGCAAAGAGAGGCGTCACATTGCCGACGGCATTTTCCCATCCCGGATTAGGAATAGGGCACTACGTCCACCTTACGCCGTCCTCTCCCAACCCCACTTAGGGGCTTTTCTCACtgttctctcaatttttttttgtcactgaGACCACCCAAATATCTTGTTCtcttaattctctctctctcaaagacAATACATTACAAACGAAAGAAAACAATGTTAACGAAACATTAACCGCACATGCATCAACACCTAAATACATGTGAAACCGAAACAATCATGTAAGTTTTTCTCTatacaaaataacatattaacataAACTGAGAGAACTACACTAGTGCTAAACTATTatcatgtaaaataaaaaatatggtcAGGAATATTAAAtctgtaatatattttaacGAAATCATAGAATATCTATAATTTgtcgctctgataccacatgttaaatattttaacatgagaTATTAATATTTGACCTTCAATATTCTATAATCCATGGTATTAAATAACAGTACATCTCTAATTACAATTCGATAGAAAATTTGACCTGACTACAAGAGAAAATTCACCCTTTACAACATGTCCGTTATTCGTTTGGTCACACTTATTGACACATGATGCCAAAATATTCGTTAGTAATTTTAGAATATTGGAGCTGAATGGaatgatttaattataaaattgtaaaaaccTAAGACTATAAAAGATTAGAAGTATatggagttttttcttttcaaacgaGAGAAAACCTGCATAGACAATTTTGTATTCAAGTAAAAAGTTTAGGTGGGGCTCACGTATGTGAAAAAGCTAAAGAACTTTTGTAGCACTATCAAATTAAGAAAGACGTGAGCCCCACCCGGGACTCACTCACTGGTAGCTTTAACTCAGAAATTCTTTTTATACGGCTATAGCCCAGGGGGAGTGGCTTTCTCCCCCTGCCCCCCTCCGTTGCGTCTACCGCACTTACCGACTGGACTTCATGCGGAAGTTAAAGGGGTAACCCCTATAGAACGTAATGCAACCTAAAACTTAtagcaaaatgaaaaatatggttCCAAACGATatctacttatattataataagaaatactatactttatccaaaattttattattaccaATTACAAGTATTATGTGAAACATTTTAagtaactgctatttaaatagTTGATACATAATAGCACTAATTAAAATATGCCATATCAACAAATGTGAGCAAAAATGGTAAATATTTAGGATGGAAGTGACCCTTCTTGATTATAATCCCAAAGATACATATCTATCCTATACACACCCAATTCATAGAAGAGAAATgcttttaacaataaaaaaatcttacaaaagtaaacctacaaactgacgtgacttgatatgatacattagattgtaaagttatttttattgtaaagtgaGTTTAATGTATCACATGAAATCATGTgagtttgaatatttatttttattaggggtgggcagcggggccctcACCCCACTACCCCTCTCCAATCCGCCCCGCCCCTACATGGGTGGGAGGGGCCCCCATGCCCCGCAGGGAGAAAGCCAgtgggggcggggggcgggctGACCCCAACAAGGCCCCGTCCcgctatatattaaaaaaacattttaatatatttatagaaatatattgtatataaatatatacaatgcGTTGAAGACTTGAATTTGTATTCAAGTTATCTATTGTGTCCCACATTACTTAAGTATAAttagtaaaatagtttttaaacttatctaatgagtttaaaaactattttcttagttttaaaatttttttgcatttatacattttaatttatgttataatttgggtttaaaaaatattttttgatccAGAAATAACTTTTAGACCAAATGGGCAATAGGGTAGTATTGGCTTGGGCGGGGGGCAGGGCGAATGAGGTGTTCAACCCCGCCCCTCGACATCGGGGTGTGGGGCCCACCCCCACCTCTCGGGAGTGGGGTGCATGCGGGGTGGAAAAGCTTTCCCTCTTCATGGTGTGGGGCAGCATGCGTAGTAGGGTCTATCCCACACCATGCGAGTATCACCCctaatttttatagaatctatttgtggttgtatcactttttttttttttttttttttaaatcccaaaggTTACAAATTTATTGTACGAACAGCCGGGCTAAGGCCTGGAAACTGGACAATTATCTGTTCTATGCGCAATACCCACGTAGGAAAAGTACTGATAGTCGGCTCATGCATCTTCTCGGATCTTGTCCGTTATGGCCGGTAGAGTTCTTCTAGGGCAACTATCGTAGGTCCACTGTCTGGGGCTTAGCTGGCCGATTATGTGAATCGGACAACGTAGAAGCAGGGACCAGTTTGTATTATACTTTATTTTGAGCCTTAATATATACCAGccataaaatattgaaatatgttgaGCAAATTATAAGgagcatatatacatatgtgtgtgtgtgtatggtCCACGTGTTTAATTCAATGTCAAATAAGTTTTTGAGccctatatatataggtatattatatattgatggaAGCTGCTATGCCTATTCGTGGAATTAGCTGTACTGATCAGACATGCATTAAGGTTCGGTAGCTACTCCATACCTCAACTCGAAAAGATTATCGTATTTTGGTTTGGTTGGTTGGTGCATGGGcggatgggatgggatgggatgggatggaaTATATTCGATGTTAGCTAGAGCAGCTGTGTTTGGCCTTATTAATCATGGAACTAGTGGTTGCGGAAAGAACCAAAGCTAATGTTGgtgctatatatatttgttatccACGATCATCATCAACTATCGGCAAtgcattaataattaatgtcGCATGGTATACTAAATACTCATGAACATGATGGTATATATATTGGCCCACCTCGTCTACATATGTCTACTACAATTTGATACAGTACTCTGGCCATGATCAAAGCTGCTAGCTATGACATGAGGGCAACAAATTTTTGCAGACATGATCTCTTAAGTAGCGTGTATTAATTATTCCTAGCTGTTGcaccttttttctctctccattaatgttaatattatattacaacAAGATATATAGTGCAAATTAAGGGTGCATATATATGAATTCAATATACAACCATACGTACCTACGCTACGTGATCATATGACTCATTCAAGattgtatataattaataaattatgaataatgctagttataattaaattatatacagaccttttatatataaaaagtaaatctcactaaaaaaaaacatttttataatagttagattcatttttttacaaaatgctatattatatacatgacatgcaaaattaatttgtctatttaaataTTGTACTATAATAAATTAACCATTAGTCTACTGATCACAAGACACACCACCGGTACCTGGAGCATAGAATGACCGCCAATTGGCTGGCGGTGGAAGTTGGTCAATTGAAAAGAACAGAATGAAATTTAAACGTAGGGACacaaatacaaattaagaaaaattaagaagttATATTGCCAGTGGGATCATGAGATGGATGCTGGAAGGGAGAGAGCGAGAGGGTACTCCCCCATGGCTTATACCTAGCTAGGTCATGTCGGTGGAGAAGAGCTAGCAACCATATATggaaatatgtatatatatgctcagtaaaaacaaaaaaggaggaatatatcactacaagaaaattgtttatttgtagttagttatttcttatgaaaatgattattttttattaaaataaatttgttttcgttacaaataatcattcttGTTATAAATAATCagttaaaaatattcatttttcttgtaatgtataTCGGTAGCACTACAAGGTTCAACAATTTTTCCAGCGATTATGTATCGCTGGATATACACAACAAATCGCTGGCATATACATAATCCAGCAATTTTTATATCGCTGGCAAGTCGCCGGTATTAACGCCCCACTTTAGATCAACTGCAACGAAAACCAAAACTCGCTGCCATATATTAATCTCCCGGCGAAATTTTTTACActgctaattacaaaataatcgCCGCTTATTCAAAATAGGCCTCTGTCATTAATCGCTGCGATAGATTATTAGCAGCGTTTACTATTCGCCGCTAAAACTGATTGTCTCGCTGCCAAATATATTTGCCAGCCACTCCACAAAATCGCCGCAATGAGAAAATCGCCGTATATTACCCTATAGCAGCGATTAATTATCGCTGGTATAGGGTAATAAGCGgcgattttttatatttacaatattattctGACTATTTCGCAGCGATATAATATTCGCTGCTATATACTATTATACGGCGAATTTTCACTCGCTGCGAATTGGTTTTCATATCGCTAATATATGGCGACGATTTATCTTCTCGCCGCCATATATTTAGAGGCAGCGAGTTTCCATGATCGCTGGCAAATTGTTGTCtggtatataaatttatttgcggcgaatattTAGTCGCCGGTATTGATATGTAGTAGCGATTTGTACATCGCTGCTTTAGGAGATTTAAGTGTCAGTTTATAGCGGCGAGTAAAAATTCGCCGCTATATGCTCTTAATTCGCCGCTAAACCTGCATTCCGATTTTAAATTTCCtgggtttcattttctttctaagcCTGGTTTTTAGTTGTTCCTAAATGCACCATTCATAATCCAAACTCATTCATTCAAGTTGCTAATcaatataacatgcaaaataaatacataaagttCCATCCAAGCCCATCAACAAAATCCAAACTCATATGTATTACAATGGGGTGGTGTATTAATGTATTCTCATATACAAACTGAGCTTTTAtccttaataataaataagcatcaCAATCATCCAAAGGATTAGTACCAAATCATTGGTTGCAGGAAGAATTACACTTGATCAATCAGGCCGTTACATGGGCACCAGACACAGCACAACAGAAGACATTAGGAAACCTGGCCAAGGTCATAGCTGAAAGATATCCACCATAACTCCACCCATACAACCCAATATGGCCAACTTTAGCAAGCCCTCGTTTAAATGTGGGGTGCAGCTCCAGTCAGCTGATCATCAGCATCAATCTGGCCAGCCTTGTATTTTAAAGAGCATTCATTAAGCCCACGTCGAGCAGTTCCTCTATTGTCCATCTGTACAAATggtaagaatatataaaaaatcatgagCATTACGCCTatcaattttccaaaataagtAGTATGATGTTGGATAAGACCTGCTCGAGAAGCAGGTAGAAGATAGCTTTTATCAATATGTTCGACAAAATGAGTGGAGTATCCACTATCCACTCCAGACTTATGTTTGACACCTCAAACATGTTTGACACCTCAAAACATGTGAAGGAAAAGATACATGTGCAGACACCTACTTAAGCCTAAAAGTTCAAGTATATAGAAGGGAGCTGATCATGTATCAACCCTTTTACTTTAAAATTGTGCAACTCAACACTCACACATGTACCATAACAAGGTCAATAGACctggaaagaaaaacaacttaaaCCAGAAAATCTATGGAAAATCTAGCTAATACTAGCGCTCTTTATTATATGATAGATAAAGCCTAAGGAAACTTTTAGAACTGAGcattacaacaaaaatcttaaaattgactgaaaaaactaaaatcaaagATCAATCAACAAAAGCTAAATTCATCACGTCGATTCAACATTTGCAGTAGTTTTCCAGCCCAACTTTCTGCATCCGATGCTAAGCATGCAGAACACaataatatatcactacaagaaaggAAGTAGAACCCAACATACCTCATCAAATTCCATCTGAAAGAACAATCGTGCCCTGCTGCAGCAATGCCTCCAAtctttctaattaaattaaaagtccTGCTCCGTTGCTGTTGCTAAATAAAGAGCGGTAGTATACTTCATAGGCTCAACTGATCCATTCCCTACGACCTcctcacattttcttccaaaatagtTGGATGTTTGGGAAGCAGAAGGGAGAAAATCATCATCAGACAATAAAAGCTCCATTACTTGTTGTGTATAGAAACCAAAGTACATATTAATACCTGCATGGTGTTCAGCTCTAGCAACCATCCCCTTTGAAGCTTTTGACATAACAAGGAAAGCCACTGCTACACATGACAACTGAAGTTTAATGAGAAACTAGATGATAATTTGTCAAGGAAGAGGCCCAATGGCACCCCCTTcctcttaaaaatgaaaaatagtagaatatGCATTAATGTGAGAAATATTGAAGGGAAATTGCAACGCCTTACAATAGCCGTCACAGTAACACTCCTACTGTGCAAACCATAACAAattgtacataaaattatagattacCATGATTGCTATtccaatcaattttattataatccAATAATTCTCTATACACCCAAACCATAGCATCAATACACCACAATTTGGTCCAACCCTCAAAGCCTTTTAATAAGCTGTACAGATTCCATTATGTTATTACACAAATGGTTAGctcaatgagagagagacaaggagagagagagagagagatcagtgcAAAAGTAGTCATATTTACTAGAATTTCCAAAGCGACAAAGCTAGTTAAGAACCAAATGATTAACTGTAGAGGATCAATGTCATTTTAcacgggaaaaaaataaaacacaagttGTAAGTAAACTTTTACAGAGCAGGGAAAAGGTGTAGGAACTTACTCTCTCTCTAGCCTTAAGCTTCTCTTCCAACACAAGTAATTCCAAGATCCTTCATCTCAAGGAAGCTTCTCAGAATGTCAGCCTTCTGTGTATCacatcttacaaaaaaaaaaaaaaaaccacttatGTATAAAACCATCAATGAATTATTCATCGGGTTTGGGAAACAAAGTTGctagaaatatatttaacacTTCACTTGTACAAGTACATTTTATGGTGGATAACTCCAAATGATACTAACCTCATTTGCAGACCATGAGAGATCCAAGAGATCCCCGGTGTAGACATAGAtccaagatttatataaatatatataatactatatatatatttatatcatatagCCCAGTGTCGTATAGAGTAAGTACAAAAACCACCCAAATGGAAAACACGTCGACACCCTTGACTCCTCATGCCTCCCTGGTGTCACaaaaaaccacccaaaaaatGTGCCCTTTTATGAGAAGCTCCTTATGGGCCGGGGGAATCGTTACACTGAGTCTGTCGAACTGACTCAGTGAACGATGGGAAAGCCCTAAAGAAAGACTGCATCACTTTGTCATTTTCTATCTGATGCTCCCTCAGCTCCTGCATCTCTGTCCTCATTTCATCCAGCTGACTCTTGTAAGCTTCAGCATCCTTCTTATATTGCTCAGCATCCTTCTTATATTGTTCAGCatctttcttgtgcttttcaGCCTCAGACATGTATTGTTGCATTTGAACTTTGTCACGTTGTCTACTTGACTCGGGGATGACCATTTCCCCAAGTCCCCGTGCATATCCAGGTCGATGGCCAAGAACCTCCCTAAAGATAGTCGCTGCTGCCTCATCACTACGTTGCTCTGGTCCTAGGCCATCCAACCTACCTTGCATCTCCTTCTGCACATTGAGAAAGCAACGATTATTAGCAAATAATCAGCTAGTgctatattaataattttactaccgTATAGAAAGAAACATAGATCCCAACGGCTGT
This window harbors:
- the LOC121265932 gene encoding uncharacterized protein LOC121265932, whose protein sequence is MQGRLDGLGPEQRSDEAAATIFREVLGHRPGYARGLGEMVIPESSRQRDKVQMQQYMSEAEKHKKDAEQYKKDAEQYKKDAEAYKSQLDEMRTEMQELREHQIENDKVMQSFFRAFPSFTESVRQTQCNDSPGP